A section of the bacterium genome encodes:
- a CDS encoding histidine kinase, with protein sequence MMIRKMKGIQFGRRQWLMVIGLVILLAGLSACLHYVTYKHYKDHPKAFVDVLFQQVIWWSPWIPLVPLIIRTAQRFPVEKNKWLRSLFIHAGFCLIFSLVHLTMYVTFCWILGGQTWLYVAEKNNEGYFPVLWQLLTSPTKVNFRLRLLIYAIIVLVSLTIDYYKRFQKRELDLSKLEKQLADAQLQALKMQLHPHFLFNTLNSVSALMYKDVQAAEEMILKLTNFLHMTLESSGSQEVTLKKELDFLNYYLQIEQIRFQDRLAVEMKIDPMTLDARVPNLIMQPIVENAIRHGIATRASQGHIEIRAKRQNGVIQLQVQDNGPGLEVENGEIREGVGLSNTRLRLQQIYGDTYRFDLMNAPEGGVVATVELPYQK encoded by the coding sequence GATGATCAGAAAGATGAAAGGAATCCAATTCGGGCGTCGCCAGTGGCTCATGGTGATTGGTCTGGTAATTCTATTAGCCGGTTTGTCAGCCTGCCTGCATTATGTGACGTACAAACATTACAAAGATCATCCGAAAGCTTTTGTTGATGTTCTTTTCCAGCAGGTTATCTGGTGGTCACCATGGATTCCACTTGTTCCTTTGATCATCCGGACGGCCCAGCGATTCCCGGTAGAAAAAAACAAATGGCTGCGATCCCTTTTCATACATGCTGGTTTCTGTTTGATTTTTTCTCTCGTACATCTCACTATGTACGTTACATTTTGCTGGATTCTCGGAGGCCAAACCTGGCTCTACGTCGCAGAGAAAAATAACGAAGGGTACTTCCCTGTTCTATGGCAACTGCTGACTTCACCAACCAAGGTCAATTTCCGGTTGCGCCTTCTCATTTACGCAATCATTGTTCTTGTGAGCCTTACGATCGATTATTACAAACGTTTTCAAAAACGTGAATTGGACCTGAGCAAGCTGGAAAAGCAACTAGCTGATGCTCAATTGCAAGCATTGAAGATGCAGCTTCATCCGCACTTCCTGTTTAACACGCTCAACTCCGTATCCGCTCTCATGTATAAAGATGTGCAGGCCGCAGAAGAGATGATCCTCAAATTGACCAACTTCCTGCACATGACGCTGGAAAGCTCCGGCTCGCAGGAAGTCACTCTGAAAAAGGAGCTCGACTTTTTGAATTACTACCTCCAGATTGAGCAAATCAGATTTCAGGACCGTCTTGCCGTTGAAATGAAAATCGATCCGATGACACTGGATGCGCGCGTTCCGAATTTGATCATGCAACCGATCGTTGAAAACGCCATACGGCACGGAATTGCAACGAGGGCGTCCCAGGGTCATATTGAGATCCGCGCAAAGAGACAGAACGGTGTGATTCAACTTCAAGTCCAGGACAATGGCCCCGGACTCGAAGTCGAAAACGGTGAGATTCGCGAGGGTGTTGGATTAAGCAATACGCGTCTCCGCCTGCAACAAATCTATGGA